The window GTGCTGGACTATGTGGAACGGAGTCTGCGGCTGCTGGATAGTCTGCCGTTGTCCTACTGGATTAAGGAATTAGCCGAAGAGACGCTGGTCTGGTCGGAGACGGCCAAAGGCGGGACCTCCCGCCAGCGCCGGAAGTGGCAGGAGGAAGGCATTAATTGCTTTGCCCATAATATAGGGTCAGCGCAGCTGTACTGGCAGCATGCCGGAGGCAATGCAGCCGCTGTAGCCTCCGGGCCTCAGGCGGCGCTGCTTAAGGCGGCGGGTGTAGCGCATGCGGAGAAGATTCTGATTGTGCACCGCCTGATTGAAACGCATGGCCTCCTCGGCCAGCAGATCCGCGGCGAGGTTCCGCCAAGTGTTAACCGCCCGCTGGCCGGTTTGGTCGAGGAGGGGCTGCTGACCTCCGACGAGCTGGAGCGGCTGCTGTTTGCGCTGAATCATTGTATCATTGGCGCTGTCTCGCCGGTACTGTGGCAGGAGGTTCGCAGTGAGGTGATGGAGCTGATAGCTGTGATCGCTTCAGGAAGCCTGGATACCCCATTGCCAATGAGGGAGCGGCTGCACCGCATGCGCTCCGGTCCAATCTCCCGGGGTGAGGATTTCGCGGCGGAGTGGAGCAGGCTGGAGCAGGAGGGCATGGATTCCGCATTGCTCGAAGCCATGCATCCGGTAACGTTCTGGTATGTGGAGTCGGCACTGCAGACGTTTTCGCTGGAGCAATTTCTTAAAGTGCTGGCGCTGGCCGCACAGGGCAGCGCCAGCAGCGGCCTGAACCATATCAGCTTTGAAGCCGTCATGAATTCAATCTACTATGACTATAAAGGCGTAAAAAAAATCAACGTATATAAGAAACGGATTATCGAAAAGTATCTGTCTGAGTTTAGCTGGCAGGACATTACCGCCGGAAACAGCACTTCCGGCAATCCCCATCTGATTCACCGGCTGCGGCGGCAGAGACATCTGCCGGATACGGTGTTTTTTGACTTTGAATTCTCCCCCGCAGCAGAGAAGCTGATTGAATTCTGTATTGAGGCCGAGAAGTCAGCGCTATACGAGCGGGCGGTGCTGCTCTTATTCGATTTGTTCGATCTGCGGCGCGACGCATTCGACCGCTTCCATAACGAGGATAGCTACCTGAGCCAGATGAACGATACGGCTGATTATAAGGCTGTTATGCTGGATTATGTCACCGGCAGCAAGGTGCTGGATATCGGCCCAGGCGGCGGTGTGCTGCTTGATCTGATTGAAGAGCGGATGCCCGCTGTCACTCCGGTCGGCATTGATATATCCAGTAATGTAGTGG of the Paenibacillus pedocola genome contains:
- a CDS encoding class I SAM-dependent methyltransferase, whose protein sequence is MLKSLQAIEAYREGDYLPEEELVWLKYIVQAEMPIVNLERVESLRELDHRNPVLDYVERSLRLLDSLPLSYWIKELAEETLVWSETAKGGTSRQRRKWQEEGINCFAHNIGSAQLYWQHAGGNAAAVASGPQAALLKAAGVAHAEKILIVHRLIETHGLLGQQIRGEVPPSVNRPLAGLVEEGLLTSDELERLLFALNHCIIGAVSPVLWQEVRSEVMELIAVIASGSLDTPLPMRERLHRMRSGPISRGEDFAAEWSRLEQEGMDSALLEAMHPVTFWYVESALQTFSLEQFLKVLALAAQGSASSGLNHISFEAVMNSIYYDYKGVKKINVYKKRIIEKYLSEFSWQDITAGNSTSGNPHLIHRLRRQRHLPDTVFFDFEFSPAAEKLIEFCIEAEKSALYERAVLLLFDLFDLRRDAFDRFHNEDSYLSQMNDTADYKAVMLDYVTGSKVLDIGPGGGVLLDLIEERMPAVTPVGIDISSNVVEALRQRKQREGRRWEVLQGDALNLKDFVETGSVDTVIFSSILHELYSYVPMNGVKFNHETVAAALVSAFEVLAEGGKIIIRDGIMTEPEALQRRIRFLEQSGLAWLERYAGDFAGRKIQYEVVGEQEVLMPVNDAMEFLYTYTWGEEAYVHEVQEQFGYFTPEQYVKFIRDHLGEQAQIEVFRHYLQEGYTLALQERVVIMDEHGNETALPDSTCFMVIRKAGSAAR